DNA sequence from the Cucurbita pepo subsp. pepo cultivar mu-cu-16 chromosome LG06, ASM280686v2, whole genome shotgun sequence genome:
ACTGCTCCGATAATCCCGTGgtggatgatgatgatactGCCTCAGATATACTCTGCTTCATTGTTTCTCTTTGACCGCTTTGTTCGTTCGTTTTGATTTCTCTTCACTTTTgccgttttctttttttctctgtcAAAATTTCACGTAGGAGAGATTGAAGacgaagaacaacaacaacaacaacaataaagagagagaaaataaaaattaaaaattaaaaaaaaaaagagagagaaagtttgTGATATGTGGTGGGAGGGTAAGACCAGTGAAGCTCCTGGACAATGAGAAGCGCATGATAAGCTAACTTGCGCCTTTCCCCCtcttatatttctttatttccttttttgccCTTTATTctgttaaaatatttctcaactttctaattcattttattttattcgtaTATActtccaaatatttaaataatatttgcaaaaaataataaaatcaattttcaattacGTAAAATATGTGGGGCactaaaacaaaaagatgaaAGTACAGGcattaatatgaaataaacCAAAATGTAAGGACccgaaaataaattaatgacaATAAAAAAACCACGTGTCAGCTTGAAAGAATCTCCATTTCCCCAGACCTCTGTGTGCTTCACGGCGACTCGAGCTTCTTCTCTAGCGGGCCAAGGTCGGTAGATCGATTAGACTTCAAGATTTCCGGCGGATTCCGTATACTGCTGGTTTCCACGACTCTGTAAGATCATCGTAATCTCAACCTTGAGCTGTTTAATTTCAGTAATTAGGGCATTGAATTGGTTGAAAAGGTTTCTGGCTTGTTTCTCTCTTATGGCTGTATGAATTCCTCCGTTTTGGACGATTTTGAAAACATGTTGAGGAAACTTCTGCATTTCTTGTAATTGTTTGTTGAGGGAAAGAACGGAAAAGTCTGTATAATCGCGAACataggaaaagaaatgatTACGACGTTTTGTCTCGTTAACTCGATGGACTGCCATTCAGCAATTAATGCTTGCACGTCAAGTTTTATGACGTTGATGTAATTAgtaatttgttaaattttttgaacatGTGAGCGTCCACTGTTTTGTGATAACTGATCGATTGAGATGTAGACTGATAATTGCTTTATTGGAAGCTTGAAACTAAGTAAGTGTACTAGAAAGGTGATTTATTTAGCAGGTAGTGCTAAAAACAGTGCGTTCATGAAAATTTTGCAAATCAATTTAGTACTCTGAAGAATGCCTGCTATTTACAATTACATGGATTGAGATTAGATTATCTTGAAGGTCAGCCATGGAGTGGAGTTCGATATTGATCTTTTCATATTCATGGGGGGCAAGTGTTAAGCGGTGAATATGGAGGATGAAGCCTGGAACAGGCTGAAATGTAAGTTCTCTACCTAGGATGAAGGCTAGAAgtctggaagggaaagcccacagagaacaatatctgctagcgataggattaggctgttacaaacggtatcagagccagacaccgtgtgatatgccagcgaggaggttgagctcCGAAAGGGGTAAACAcaaggcagtgtgctagcaaagacgctgggccccaaaggggtggattgggggtcgcattggagaagggaacaagtgccagcgaggacgctagaccccaaagggggggtggattgtgagatcccacatcggttggggaggagaacaaaccattctttgtaagggtgtggaaacctctctctaacatacacattttaaaaaccttgagtggaagcccaaagaggacaatatttgctagtggtgggcttgggcgttGCAATGATAGTAAATCTCTCTAGAGGCTCTGGGGCAAATGCCATGAGCTATATGcagaaattatgaaaattctCTAGTCAGCTGATGTATACGTTGGATGCTACTGTAGTATTGGATTCATGTTGGATTTTTGTTATGTTTGGTATCTGTATAGTATATGTTCATTGTTTCTAACTATGCCCAATGGCCTTCGAATGCCAACCAAAATTATGTTAAATCTTTCTTTCAGATGGAGGAAGTTTGTCTTAACAGCCAGCCTGTCTTTGATTATTGTGACATGTATATGGTGATTGTTCCTTTGTGAACGAAGATGAATCTATGGAAGCACAGTCAAAGAAGAATCTTCCACGGCCAACTGTGGGTTCGGAATATGATTCTTTTGATGAGGCATACGACTTTTATAATGCTTATGCTAAGGCACTGGGCTTTGGTAGCAGAGTCAGCAATTCATGGTTTCGATCTAAGAGAAAAGAGCGACATAGAGCTACACTTATCATTTGCAGGAATGATCTCTATCCATGCATATGAGAGGTTTAAAACACTTTTTTGGTGGATATGTGCATAAATACACATCTTTTAAGACATTTGTTGATAAGTATGATCTTGTCCACCACAGGAAATATTATAAAGAAGCAGTAGCAGATCTAGAGTCGAGAAATTTAAGCGTCGAGTTGAAAAGGAGATGTAAGTTTTGAAATGCAGCTCTCCAAGGTAGCAAGTTTCAATCTGAGGTGGAAGGAATGTACTCTTGTGAGATCtgacatcggttggagaggggaacgaagcattccttataagggtgtggaaacctctccctagcagacgcattttaaaatcttgagactGACggggcgatacgtaacgggccaaggcagacaatatttactaacagtGAGCTTGGGTTAGTACAACTCTTAATTCAACACGAGGCAGGTGAAAGAAAGGATTGTAGTTGAGGGAAACGGGCCTTATGCATTTCGACACAAACCATGGGGAGCGAACGAAAAGCAGGTTCGTAGTCTGTATCCCGAGAAGGGAGGTAATCCAATCAGAACTTTGTCTCCATGTTACCAAGTAAACATGAAAGAATAAGGTACTGGAAATCATTTGTTGGCATGCAATTACACTGCAGCATTTTGGTATATTAACTGGCCGGCCCCATGTGTTGGATTTTTCCTTGTTGCAGGCTACCTATGGATGATAGCTTTATATGCACAATTCCGTGGAAGTTTAAGCAACTCCTTACCTTACTTGTGAGCTCATATTGGATCTATTATGGTCATCCCATTGAAGTTGAGACCATAAATCCTTGCAGTTGTTTCCACTAAAATTCTCAACGCCCTCAATAGTAGTCTTTGCTCTAGCTTTTAATTGAAGACTTGCTACCCATATAGTATATGGGCCCTCTTATATTCATTATGGTTACGTTGGATATGTGGACTTTATAGTAGATAATGCATGCATATAATTATTTGGTTTATAAATAGTGACACAGTTGTACGTAAGAGTGTATTATAGGTCTCTTAACAAATATGTCAACTATATAGGAGGTGCCCTACTTAAGCAAGCTAAACGCTAAACTAGTTTTTGGATGGAAAAACGATATAGCtcaatttggttttttttagttcaacaattgCATAATAAAGATCAAACAATCAATATTTCATATGAtagtttgtattttattaattaataacagCTTAactaaatagaataaatatattatgatttaGAACATTTGGTTTTCGTCCTAtgtgttaaaagaaaaaaaaaattatatatttagttgAGAATTTTTTCGTGAGAGATATAACTTTCTATCGAGacatttaattcttaaaatatttggaaatttgaagatcATTCAAAAAGTGGTAGtgagaagtttttttttgccttttggTCAccgaaaaaaattatttatgaattatgtaattcattttaaaatatatctcttTTTCTCAAAAGTTACaatattattcttaaaatttttaaaaagttcaaaaaatattcaacactcctaaattgaaaatctattaaaatGATGTTAGACAAAAATTGAAACCTAAAACGTGTGACCCTAAACGCAAGTTAGGACTCTACATTGCCACACCAATATCGGGTCtaaattttcaaccaaaacTATAACATATTTATACTccaaaagtaattttaaatgagtaatatttcaacaatatttttctaaataaatagcCAAATTCATGTAATTTGGCCTTCATTTTActcaagaaaatggaaaatcatACAACTATATCAcaaagaattataaaataattatccttttaaagaatattaataatagtCTCGTTTTGAAGTTGCTAATACAAAATAAGCACAAGGAGTTTTTTCAGCAAAGTACTGTATAACACTTGGCTGTCAAAAGATGCCAAATATGGTCAGAAGAGACCTGGATTTCGTAATGGACAACAGGGCTAAAGCTTCACGCTGGTATGAAAAAATTACGAAttcattttaagaatttaCTTACGGTGTCCAACCAAAGCCATGCCTTCTGAAGATGAACATGTATAATCCAAATCATCAGCACCCAATTATGAGGAATACAGGAGAGCACCCAGACAAGCTGAGTTTATCGAATCGTATAAATTAGTGTACGAGCAGTGTACACCGGTGGAAATCACTGCAAACAGGGGGGAGCAACCGAAACTACGTACTATCACATGTCAAATTGCTCTCATTATAGGCACTTAGGTAGTGTCACTCCATGGCAAACATAAGCTAGCACCAAGTAAGCAATCACTAGGAGGAGGACCATCAGCATTAACCTGCAAGATTTATGGCCTTCATTTAATCAGCAGGGTGCAAAATATCATCATCTTTAAGACATTGAGACGCTTTCTAAACGAAACTTCTAGGAGCAAAAGTTGCACAAACTGAAAAGCATACAAGGAAACGTTTAGCCACTAAGAATGAAAATGCAGGCACTATAAGAGCTTGTTTAAATTGACTTTTTAAGTGCTTTAAAACTCCAAACAGTCCTTAGGTTCCTTTTCAtgggactttttttttttttttttttttttttttttttttttttttttttttttttNNNNNNNNNNNNNNNNNNNNNNNNNNNNNNNNNNNNNNNNNNNNNNNNNNNNNNNNNNNNNNNNNNNNNNNNNNNNNNNNNNNNNNNNtttttttttttttttttttttttttgtgcgtGTGGGGTTACAAGCAAATGTGCTTTCCATAATGTACTTCTTCACTTAGTTTATGTAATCAGTTGACAAGAAAAAGGTGTCTGACTGAAAACAGTCATTGACCTTTGGCTAAAGGCAAACATGTTTtcgttgaacacaactctttaTAGGAAACACTCACcctctttattaagaccaatcgagaagagattacaagacactCGGTAGAATACTACTACATTTAGCTTTGCTTGAGATTTCTTtggatttcttgggatgaaaacCTTGGTAAGGTAGAGGGGAATTTATAGGAGAGACTAgacaatttattcctaaaatatctaatcatttattcctaaaatacctaaattattttcctaaaatatatagataatgggctcatacaattattgggttggaccctattgggctagtgataaTCTTTTAACATGTTTTCCATAATTAAGTTTTCAATCATAAATTGCAGACATAATATGAAAATGCACGATCAATCTCACACTAAGTGTACCAGTAGTACTGATGGAGGAACAATTTTTTAGAAGGGGAGGGAACATACATGAGCTTAACATTTTTCCACCATACTGCGTTTCTGAAACGTCGAGACTGCTTCCTAAATCGCATGGTGTTTCCTTGCATATTAGTAGTTTTATCCACAAGCAGCTCCAATCGGTCACCTCTCTCTAAAACTTTGTCAATATTCTCTATCATGACATTTCTCACCTGTAAAACATAATAACTATTGGTTATCGATACTATGTGCTAGTTGCACAACAAAGAAGCAAAACATTTATGGTGAAAGTTCATATGATAAACATCCCAAAGACTGTTATCTATGTATTGGAATGCCAGGGCTTTCTTCgtcatttttttcttcgtgAACAATATTTTCAGAATACTTCGTCGGGTGAATTAGTTCTTCCCTCTAGTAACATaagctactttttttttatattattgagatgaattttgtaattatatgtAATATTATGCTGAGTCTGGTAAGAAGTACAATAATATTTCGAGTCTGATAACAAAGTGGCAGTATATTGATGATGGAAAACTAGAATAAGGCACTGGAAGTGCACACCTAAACGGTCACCAGTAAGTAATAGAACTgcaacaaactaaaaaaaaaacattctgtGCATCATTCTATATAATGAGCATACATCCTAGACTAAGTGAAATGTAAGGAGGCAAATAGCTGCTTTAAGATATTTTGCGCTGCATAAGATTGTGTAAATAAAACCTTGAAGTATTTTGATAATCACCTGACTCATTTCACCTTTCAGCCGGTTGATCCTATCAGCGTTTGGGTCATTGGAGTAGTATTCCATTTGCTGACTCAAAACTCTTGAGAATTCATCGTTCATGCCATAAGGATTGGCTGAATGAACTGCACGGCCATATGTCCTTACAAATCTCTGATGAATATCTTCCAGGAATGCAAAAGGAATCCTCCCTGAAGAGTATGGGTTGTCATTGTCAGTACAACTAAAAAATCGTTGCCTGATTCTACTGTGTGAATGAGTTGGGTTTCAAAGATGACTTGCAGCAGAAAGATTATCAGATGATTGGCTTCACTTGTCGGTGGGACGAAGCCAACTAAGATTGATAAACATTTTATTCTTCATGGCCGTATATTTTACAAAGCAGCAAGCATCCTCGCGCTAACCATTTTGATGTTACGTAAATGAATTGACAATCACGGAAAATATCATCCAGGTTCAATATAGATACACAAATGCCATCCAAACAGATCCAGCAATATGCAAACAACAAACAGTGaagaaatgaaactactaaatcAAAAAATATCTTGAAGAACGACGCATAGTCTATGAAATAACCCATCATTAAAGTTAACATAGCAACGCACATCTGCCTAGTCTCCGTCTTAGAACTAGAGGGCTCTATTCTCGGTCTCCCGCCAATTTTAGAAATCAACGATATGCTGTGATATGCAACTAAATGATCCGACTATACAGTGTTAAATAATTAGCATTGGCCatctaaaacaaacaaaaaaaaaaagaaactatcCAATAATTAGCACCAGTACTCAATTGCACAACGCATCGATACCTCCAATCCTCATTAACGAGACAACAGAGGAAAAATTCATACGAACAGAGAGATTGATACTCACTTCCGGCAGTGTCATCGGCCATGCAGAGCACCGTAAGGCCATCGGTACGCTTGACGTGAAAGATATACCGATCCTGCGAGTAGGAAACATGAGAATCATCGTTTCCCGGAATTTTATCGAGTATTTGGCGAGAAATCGAGCTTGCATTCGTCGGAGTTACATAAAATTCAGCCAAAACCACCGACCCCCTCGCCACCAGCGCATAGATTATCGCCATGAGAACGAAGATCAAATCGGTCGATTCAAGATAAAATCGACTGCAAGAAGCACGCCGATCAATAGAGCTGAACCAGCCGGTACGTTATGGAAGATCAGGATCTTGATTCTCTCATCACCAGCTTGAAATTCGGGCGTCGAAGATCATTGGAGAGCGagagaatttgaaattagGTTTCTAAAAATCCACATTGCAAACACAGCGGGAATGAGCTTAAAAGTTGATCccaatcatttcaatttttcctcttccaattcttattttaaaatcttcgcaaatatttaatcttattttatgatttacttttattttttaaaaattaataaaaaaattataatggaTCACTAGAATTTGGGGACATGCAACTATGGACAACACATCTTGGACAAGTATGACCGGGACATCCAACATGCTCACACagacaacacgccttggacaagtATGACTATGACACTCGACACAACGACAATGGTAGTGAAAGATTTGCCAAAAGAGAGTTAAAAAAAGGGACGAGAGAGGAAGGCCAcatcattaataaaattaataaacatatatatatatatatatttttttttatcaattaagtaattaattccatccatttcgaagatgaatcaaaatctcaaattttaaaaattaacgtatgttttgaaagtttaggagcGAAATAAACATAAGACCGAACGTTAAATACGAGGACGAAAGGGTAATTTCCATTGTTTGTAAGGATTTCTACTCTTCCTAattcaatcataaatttaCAAACCTTCTTAGTCGCTTAAAAGGGCAATATGGTCATTTCGGgcaaaattaattaacctaTCTTT
Encoded proteins:
- the LOC111796497 gene encoding vesicle-associated membrane protein 711-like, which gives rise to MAIIYALVARGSVVLAEFYVTPTNASSISRQILDKIPGNDDSHVSYSQDRYIFHVKRTDGLTVLCMADDTAGRRIPFAFLEDIHQRFVRTYGRAVHSANPYGMNDEFSRVLSQQMEYYSNDPNADRINRLKGEMSQVRNVMIENIDKVLERGDRLELLVDKTTNMQGNTMRFRKQSRRFRNAVWWKNVKLMLMLMVLLLVIAYLVLAYVCHGVTLPKCL